A genomic stretch from Pseudomonas mendocina includes:
- a CDS encoding DUF1833 family protein, whose product MSILRRLYASGGNEIIYDTVTISDGVQTYRLVKGFENMILGGVEFEGAGIDIAIPKRSATGTQNLVVAIDNTSGIPGKLLRDAQRAKRQVVVTFRQFTSDNPSTDAQRPLQFAMKSATITNGKLQITAGYFDLLNTAWPRRLYTLNKFRGLTYL is encoded by the coding sequence ATGAGTATTCTCCGCAGGCTCTACGCATCAGGTGGTAACGAGATCATCTACGACACCGTGACGATCTCGGACGGCGTGCAGACTTACCGGCTGGTGAAGGGCTTTGAAAACATGATCCTTGGCGGCGTGGAGTTCGAGGGGGCTGGTATTGATATCGCCATACCCAAACGCAGCGCCACAGGCACCCAGAACTTGGTTGTTGCTATCGACAACACGTCAGGCATACCCGGAAAGCTATTGCGTGATGCGCAAAGGGCTAAACGGCAAGTTGTGGTGACTTTTCGGCAGTTCACAAGCGATAACCCGTCGACTGACGCCCAAAGGCCGCTTCAGTTTGCAATGAAGAGCGCAACGATTACGAACGGCAAGCTACAGATCACTGCGGGCTACTTCGATTTGCTCAACACGGCATGGCCGCGCCGACTTTACACGCTGAACAAATTCAGAGGACTGACTTACCTATGA
- a CDS encoding tape measure protein, which produces MSEKVGSIYYEVEADASKLVNSTNDVDAALGKAQRSMGKTDASASSLNARMNKLASSIRSANQQVNAQTSAYSGLTKVVAAYLSMRTLQAAIAMSDQYGQMASRIRNATDSADEYEKVQARLLQTANGTYRALSEAQEVYLATADTLRDLGYTTDDVLDITDSFSYALVRDAARADQATTAMDAYSKALMKGKVEADGWASIMAATPSIVNGIAEATGRSAEEIRNLGATGKLSVEALNEGLRRSRDENKAMADEMETSVNDAFVKLQNSMTLFIGKMNESSGASSILTENVALLADALQDPETIKAAQDLAGGVVAALNAIISGAKQTVDVVRWAAESIAAALGGAAGDDIVRLQEQLETYQEMLSNPLKRLRIGGKGQAVAFFSEEEIKTNIAATQRMIDDFYKEQQSKPPVAVPNIEPPKSKASGVVSAIAPTASRPGGSGKSEEQKTADAIKKRIESLELEAETLGMSKTELELYTLQLDGATDAQIRQAATARALIDAYDQQAKAAEDAAAAEEKRRAKFGDDPTAYVRGDVSPLSGGEFDNQYARYAAEEAEEIKRYEAQMARLREAEQLRIEVIGGYQAQEQAMAQEHADRLEQIEQAKNQVLLATGQNLFGELASATAAFAGEQSGLYKAMFAASKAFALADAAIKIQQGIAAAASLTWPANLSAMASVASATGSIISTIGSIAMPGRALGGPTQAGQMYRINETGAPEIWQNSTNGQQYMMANTRGEVISNKDAVSANDGGMPNVIVNIHNNASGATATASSRMQDRDFIIDVVVNDGYQGGPVGRMVNGITGSRRAAG; this is translated from the coding sequence ATGTCCGAGAAAGTTGGCTCCATCTACTACGAAGTAGAGGCGGACGCTTCGAAGCTGGTCAATAGCACGAATGACGTTGATGCAGCCCTGGGCAAGGCTCAGCGCTCAATGGGCAAGACGGATGCTTCTGCAAGCAGTCTAAACGCCCGCATGAACAAGCTGGCCTCTTCAATTAGGTCAGCTAACCAGCAGGTCAATGCGCAGACCTCTGCTTACTCAGGCCTGACAAAGGTGGTTGCTGCTTATCTGTCTATGCGTACCCTGCAGGCCGCTATTGCGATGTCTGATCAGTACGGCCAGATGGCTAGTCGCATTCGTAATGCAACTGACAGCGCAGATGAATACGAGAAGGTTCAGGCCCGCCTGCTGCAAACGGCTAACGGCACCTACCGGGCGCTGAGCGAGGCGCAGGAGGTGTATCTGGCGACAGCCGACACGCTGCGCGATCTTGGCTATACCACTGATGACGTATTGGACATTACCGATTCATTCTCTTACGCCCTGGTGCGCGATGCTGCGCGCGCTGATCAGGCGACTACTGCGATGGACGCCTATTCTAAGGCGCTCATGAAAGGCAAGGTCGAGGCTGATGGCTGGGCCTCAATCATGGCAGCTACGCCATCTATCGTGAACGGAATCGCGGAGGCGACCGGGCGCTCTGCTGAGGAAATCAGGAATCTAGGCGCCACCGGCAAACTTTCGGTAGAGGCGCTTAACGAGGGGCTGCGCCGCAGTCGCGACGAAAACAAGGCCATGGCGGACGAAATGGAGACGTCCGTCAATGATGCCTTTGTGAAGCTGCAAAACAGCATGACCTTATTCATCGGAAAGATGAATGAATCAAGCGGCGCAAGCAGCATTCTTACTGAGAACGTCGCGCTACTAGCCGATGCACTGCAAGACCCTGAAACGATTAAGGCTGCCCAGGATCTTGCTGGCGGAGTTGTCGCCGCCCTTAACGCCATCATAAGCGGTGCTAAGCAGACGGTAGACGTAGTTCGTTGGGCCGCAGAGAGCATTGCTGCTGCCCTGGGCGGGGCTGCCGGTGACGATATCGTTAGACTGCAAGAACAGCTTGAAACCTATCAAGAAATGCTCAGCAATCCACTGAAGCGGCTGCGCATTGGCGGGAAAGGGCAAGCTGTAGCTTTTTTCAGCGAGGAAGAAATAAAGACAAACATCGCTGCCACCCAGCGAATGATTGATGACTTCTACAAAGAACAGCAGAGCAAGCCTCCGGTGGCGGTGCCGAATATCGAACCGCCAAAATCAAAAGCGAGCGGCGTCGTTAGTGCGATTGCGCCTACTGCATCAAGGCCCGGCGGCTCTGGGAAGTCAGAAGAGCAAAAAACCGCAGACGCCATCAAGAAGCGCATTGAGTCGCTAGAGCTTGAGGCTGAAACCCTTGGCATGTCGAAAACCGAGCTTGAGCTTTATACGCTCCAGCTTGACGGAGCCACGGATGCCCAAATCAGGCAGGCAGCTACGGCTCGCGCTCTGATTGATGCCTACGACCAGCAGGCCAAGGCCGCAGAAGATGCGGCTGCAGCAGAAGAGAAGCGTAGGGCAAAGTTTGGCGACGACCCCACGGCATATGTTCGCGGAGACGTTAGCCCACTTTCAGGCGGAGAGTTCGACAATCAGTATGCCCGCTATGCTGCTGAAGAAGCTGAAGAGATCAAGCGCTATGAGGCGCAAATGGCCCGCCTTCGCGAAGCCGAGCAGCTTCGTATAGAGGTAATTGGCGGCTACCAAGCTCAAGAGCAAGCGATGGCTCAAGAGCACGCGGACAGGCTTGAGCAAATCGAGCAGGCCAAGAATCAGGTTTTGCTGGCCACTGGCCAAAACTTGTTCGGCGAGCTTGCTAGCGCTACTGCTGCCTTTGCCGGAGAACAGTCCGGTCTTTACAAGGCCATGTTTGCGGCCTCCAAAGCCTTCGCGCTGGCTGATGCTGCTATCAAAATTCAGCAGGGCATTGCTGCTGCCGCGTCTCTAACGTGGCCAGCAAACTTATCGGCCATGGCCTCTGTTGCGTCCGCCACCGGATCAATTATTTCCACAATCGGAAGCATTGCAATGCCGGGCCGCGCCCTCGGCGGCCCAACCCAGGCTGGGCAGATGTACCGAATCAACGAAACCGGGGCGCCGGAAATATGGCAGAACTCAACGAACGGCCAGCAGTACATGATGGCCAACACTCGCGGCGAAGTTATCAGCAACAAGGATGCCGTATCCGCGAACGATGGCGGAATGCCTAATGTGATCGTGAATATCCATAACAACGCTTCTGGGGCGACAGCTACAGCGTCAAGTCGGATGCAAGACCGCGACTTCATTATTGACGTGGTAGTGAACGACGGGTACCAGGGCGGACCTGTTGGAAGGATGGTTAACGGAATAACAGGGTCAAGGAGGGCGGCGGGATGA
- a CDS encoding DUF6246 family protein, giving the protein MILTEIGEIGVHVGDHCYRLRPSLYAMSKLGSPSEIVSLFANVMGDPLTKVHQHSQFRDALEVIHACTEEDVTEVFGYYNERFKYVLKKADPAHIIPLARCLLKHGVIGALPPLPVKSDEDREYTAEFVARDHVAVAMAHLGVSEAEAWNMTMTSLVGALRAKFPQAESDSPGAKAPTIEEAEAALDWHDKVLEKRKKRLSA; this is encoded by the coding sequence ATGATCCTTACCGAGATTGGCGAGATCGGCGTGCATGTTGGCGATCACTGCTATCGGCTGCGTCCATCACTGTACGCAATGAGTAAGCTCGGCAGTCCGTCAGAGATCGTTTCCCTGTTTGCAAACGTGATGGGCGACCCGCTTACAAAGGTCCACCAGCACAGCCAATTTCGAGACGCCCTTGAAGTCATCCATGCATGCACTGAAGAGGACGTTACAGAGGTGTTCGGTTACTACAACGAGCGCTTCAAGTATGTACTGAAGAAAGCCGACCCTGCGCACATTATCCCGCTGGCCCGCTGCCTACTAAAACACGGCGTTATAGGGGCGCTTCCGCCGCTTCCTGTTAAGTCAGATGAAGATCGTGAGTACACGGCAGAATTTGTTGCCCGTGACCATGTAGCGGTTGCCATGGCTCACCTTGGGGTTTCCGAGGCAGAGGCGTGGAATATGACTATGACCAGCCTTGTTGGGGCGCTGCGGGCCAAATTCCCGCAGGCCGAAAGCGATTCGCCAGGTGCGAAGGCTCCGACTATCGAAGAGGCTGAGGCTGCGCTGGACTGGCATGACAAGGTGCTGGAGAAGCGCAAAAAACGCCTTTCGGCGTAA
- a CDS encoding phage tail tube protein, which yields MACKKTKIVGRDVILEYSIGCGDRIPSEGEWQRVSAMRNKELSIEWETTDATADDSVGALRENLATYQTMSISGSGTLKVGGAGYAPLLELTKHVISPEATDGQPVAWVRLTFPDLTFTAFMIITNCGRTAPHDNIVEYSFEAQATSSDFGLIVEDTPDVNAPDPTAVEVIPAALTLAAGKTYDVEAVVAPAQANQNVRWESSAPAVASVNLITGVVSANALGTATITAKSVDNPAISDTCAVTVVSNPSAIEVSPAAVSVADGATQQLTASVLPATAPQGLSYITGDPAIATVSASGLVTGVAEGETTITIRSTFAPGVIKTVQVEVTA from the coding sequence ATGGCTTGCAAAAAGACGAAAATCGTCGGTCGCGATGTGATTCTGGAATACAGCATTGGCTGCGGTGATCGCATCCCGTCGGAAGGTGAGTGGCAGCGTGTAAGTGCAATGCGCAACAAGGAGCTGTCTATCGAGTGGGAAACCACCGACGCGACCGCCGATGACTCTGTTGGTGCGCTTCGCGAAAATCTGGCCACCTACCAGACCATGAGCATTTCCGGCAGCGGTACCCTGAAGGTCGGCGGCGCTGGTTATGCGCCACTGCTTGAGCTGACCAAGCATGTGATCAGTCCGGAAGCAACGGACGGTCAACCTGTTGCATGGGTGCGCTTGACGTTCCCGGACCTGACTTTCACCGCATTTATGATCATCACGAACTGTGGTCGCACCGCGCCGCACGACAACATTGTCGAATACAGTTTCGAGGCGCAGGCGACATCCTCTGACTTCGGTCTGATCGTTGAAGATACGCCAGATGTCAATGCTCCAGATCCGACCGCTGTCGAGGTCATTCCAGCAGCTCTGACCCTGGCAGCAGGTAAAACCTATGATGTTGAGGCTGTTGTGGCCCCAGCCCAGGCCAATCAGAACGTGCGCTGGGAGTCGAGCGCCCCGGCTGTTGCCTCCGTAAACCTGATCACGGGCGTGGTTAGCGCCAATGCGTTGGGCACTGCAACCATCACCGCCAAGAGCGTGGATAACCCGGCTATCTCTGACACCTGCGCTGTAACTGTTGTCAGCAATCCTAGCGCTATCGAGGTTAGTCCGGCGGCAGTGTCTGTGGCTGATGGCGCAACCCAGCAGCTGACCGCTTCGGTTCTGCCTGCGACTGCACCGCAAGGCCTGAGTTACATCACTGGCGACCCAGCCATTGCCACCGTGAGCGCTTCAGGCTTGGTCACCGGCGTAGCTGAGGGCGAAACCACTATCACAATCCGCAGCACCTTTGCCCCGGGCGTGATCAAGACCGTGCAGGTCGAAGTAACGGCTTAA
- a CDS encoding major capsid protein, producing the protein MFLTQQSIADHPLLMEHFRELQANRSILAQQHEAMIHANRALMSPNMLHVNSGLVPNQDFWKEIDRQTIQMRDQETGMEIVNDLLRVQTVLPIGKTVKMYQAVGDIADDVAISIDGQAPYSFDHTDYAGDGDPIPVFTAGYGVNWRHAEGQRSVGVDLVLDSRRAKLRKFYKQVVAYALSGSSKVNVDGKAGQGIKNHRNTIKINLGTGAGGVNIDLTTASQADLAAFFTTGALGQAQRSNFVDVYDILWFSPQIMANLNKPATVTIGGTQMLTGGSVLDVIRAFIPAREIQQSYALSGNEFLGYQRRQDVITPLVGMALGDVPLPRPLPQTNFNYQMMSAMGMQITRDGANRSGVVYGANLA; encoded by the coding sequence ATGTTTCTTACCCAACAAAGCATCGCAGATCACCCGCTTTTGATGGAGCACTTCCGAGAGCTTCAGGCTAACCGGAGTATCCTTGCTCAGCAGCATGAGGCCATGATTCACGCGAACCGCGCACTCATGAGCCCGAACATGCTACACGTGAACAGCGGTCTGGTCCCGAACCAAGATTTCTGGAAGGAAATCGACCGCCAGACCATTCAGATGCGCGATCAGGAAACCGGCATGGAGATCGTGAACGATCTCTTGCGCGTGCAAACTGTTCTGCCAATCGGCAAAACCGTGAAGATGTACCAAGCTGTTGGCGATATCGCTGACGATGTGGCGATCAGCATCGACGGTCAGGCTCCTTACAGCTTCGACCATACCGACTATGCGGGTGATGGTGACCCGATTCCTGTGTTCACGGCTGGCTATGGTGTCAACTGGCGCCATGCGGAAGGCCAGCGCAGCGTTGGCGTTGACCTCGTTCTGGACTCGCGTCGCGCCAAGCTGCGCAAGTTCTATAAGCAGGTTGTTGCTTATGCGCTGAGCGGCAGCAGCAAGGTCAACGTGGACGGCAAGGCAGGTCAGGGCATCAAGAACCACCGCAACACCATCAAGATCAATCTTGGCACTGGTGCTGGCGGTGTGAACATCGACCTGACCACCGCAAGCCAGGCTGATCTGGCTGCATTCTTCACTACCGGCGCGCTGGGCCAAGCTCAGCGTTCCAACTTCGTCGATGTGTACGACATCCTGTGGTTCTCGCCGCAGATCATGGCGAACCTGAACAAGCCTGCAACAGTCACTATCGGCGGCACTCAGATGCTGACTGGCGGCTCTGTGCTCGACGTCATCCGTGCGTTCATCCCGGCTCGCGAAATCCAGCAGTCTTACGCATTGTCTGGTAACGAGTTCCTGGGCTATCAGCGCCGCCAGGATGTCATCACTCCACTGGTCGGCATGGCTCTCGGCGATGTGCCTCTGCCGCGCCCGCTGCCTCAGACCAATTTCAACTATCAAATGATGTCGGCAATGGGCATGCAGATCACCCGCGACGGTGCGAACCGTTCCGGCGTGGTTTACGGCGCTAACCTGGCATAA
- a CDS encoding phage minor head protein, whose product MRRAPILPANPADPTGVDRLERGAINDFASRIRRIRDAYIAGLNRIPAEPVVNKRYTFAIDAFLLSSVLDGAGREVEAQLLEGGEQNVWFFATYVSVAYQRGTGQQYANLARQSAAYAGGQQSLASVIRSTPYLNRIALIAASEFEEMRWLSGEIRANMARVLTDGIGRGINPREVAKNLTEQAGIEARRASRIARTEITTALRRARMDEIDYAADRYGLTSLEMHMSALSPTTRATHAARHATLHTTDEQREWWSQNGNSINCKCSTVSVLVGDDGKPLVPQIIERAKRNKEVMKAKGKGPWAKED is encoded by the coding sequence ATGCGAAGAGCGCCGATCCTACCGGCAAATCCAGCTGATCCAACAGGGGTTGACCGGCTTGAGCGGGGCGCAATCAACGACTTTGCGAGCCGAATCAGAAGGATCAGGGATGCATACATTGCCGGGCTCAATCGCATTCCGGCTGAGCCTGTAGTCAATAAGCGCTACACATTCGCCATTGACGCCTTCCTGCTTAGCTCGGTTCTCGACGGGGCTGGGCGGGAGGTTGAGGCGCAGCTGTTGGAGGGCGGAGAGCAAAACGTCTGGTTCTTTGCGACCTACGTTTCAGTCGCTTACCAGCGCGGCACTGGCCAGCAGTACGCGAACCTTGCTCGGCAATCGGCGGCTTACGCAGGCGGTCAGCAGTCACTGGCAAGCGTGATCAGATCCACCCCATATCTCAACCGAATAGCGCTTATCGCGGCAAGTGAGTTTGAGGAAATGCGGTGGCTTAGCGGGGAGATCAGGGCAAATATGGCTCGCGTCCTGACCGACGGAATAGGTCGAGGGATTAACCCGCGTGAGGTTGCCAAGAACCTAACCGAGCAGGCTGGTATTGAGGCGAGGCGTGCAAGCCGCATAGCCCGGACAGAGATCACCACAGCCCTACGCAGGGCGCGCATGGATGAGATCGACTACGCAGCCGACCGATACGGGCTCACATCGCTCGAAATGCACATGTCCGCGCTAAGCCCGACAACTCGGGCCACGCATGCAGCCAGGCACGCAACGCTGCACACCACTGACGAACAGCGCGAATGGTGGAGTCAGAACGGCAATTCGATCAACTGCAAGTGCAGCACGGTATCTGTACTGGTGGGCGATGACGGCAAGCCGCTGGTGCCGCAGATCATCGAGCGAGCCAAGCGCAACAAAGAAGTCATGAAGGCCAAGGGCAAAGGCCCGTGGGCCAAAGAGGATTGA
- a CDS encoding anti-CBASS Acb1 family protein, producing the protein MTDNLTLAVNHALDQAMARSRMAMASAYGVAGAIDDKRPQAWCEYGFPKTVDFGQLMSLYRRGGLAFGAVKKITDKCWSTDPEVIEGEGKRDRTKNTTKWEKTVSEIFNNALWYNFFESDKRRLVGRYSGLLLQINDSNGWDQPVVGSKSKLVKVIPAWACSLQPGELETDTKSENYGKPKEWTYREVLPGGHVSDRKIHPDRVFILGDYASDAIGFLEPAYNNFVSIEKVEGGSGESFLKNASRQLNVNFDKEVDLAGIAAIYGVGLDELQVKFNDAARQVNRGNDLMLITQGATTTPLVSAVPDPTPTYNINLQTISAALDIPTKVLVGMQTGERASSEDQKYFNARCQARRVRELTREINDFVAHLMRIKLIDTKAKFTAIWDDLTVPAKAEMLANSKTLAEINEKSLGGGAEYFSASEIRETAGYEPDELPEPLPDNDPEDDDAKSADPTGKSS; encoded by the coding sequence ATGACTGACAATCTCACCCTGGCGGTTAACCATGCCCTTGATCAGGCTATGGCTCGGTCGCGCATGGCAATGGCAAGCGCTTACGGCGTTGCTGGAGCTATCGACGACAAGCGCCCGCAAGCATGGTGTGAATACGGATTCCCTAAAACGGTAGACTTTGGCCAGCTTATGAGCCTGTACCGTCGTGGCGGGCTGGCGTTTGGTGCAGTAAAGAAGATCACCGACAAGTGCTGGTCTACTGATCCTGAGGTGATCGAGGGTGAAGGGAAAAGGGATCGCACAAAAAATACAACGAAGTGGGAGAAAACCGTCTCCGAGATATTCAATAACGCCCTTTGGTATAACTTTTTCGAGTCTGACAAGCGACGATTGGTAGGGCGCTACTCTGGCTTGCTGCTGCAAATTAATGACAGCAACGGCTGGGATCAGCCTGTGGTTGGCAGCAAAAGCAAACTTGTTAAGGTGATCCCCGCGTGGGCTTGCAGTCTTCAGCCGGGAGAGCTGGAAACAGACACTAAGTCAGAGAATTACGGCAAGCCCAAAGAGTGGACATATCGAGAGGTTTTGCCTGGCGGACATGTCAGCGACCGCAAGATTCACCCAGACCGCGTATTTATCCTCGGTGACTACGCATCGGACGCCATCGGCTTCCTTGAGCCTGCCTATAACAACTTCGTCAGTATTGAGAAGGTAGAGGGCGGTAGCGGTGAGTCTTTCCTCAAGAATGCTTCACGACAGCTCAACGTAAATTTCGACAAAGAGGTGGATCTTGCTGGGATTGCCGCTATTTACGGGGTTGGGCTTGATGAGCTTCAGGTGAAGTTCAACGACGCCGCCAGGCAGGTCAACCGAGGCAATGACCTCATGCTGATCACGCAGGGCGCTACAACCACGCCATTGGTGTCGGCGGTGCCAGACCCAACGCCAACCTACAACATCAACCTTCAGACAATTTCCGCAGCGCTGGATATACCTACCAAGGTTCTTGTTGGCATGCAGACCGGCGAACGAGCCAGTTCTGAAGATCAGAAGTATTTCAATGCGCGCTGTCAGGCAAGGCGAGTTCGTGAATTAACCCGCGAAATTAACGACTTCGTTGCTCATCTGATGCGAATCAAGCTCATCGACACGAAAGCCAAGTTCACGGCTATTTGGGATGACCTGACCGTTCCGGCGAAAGCTGAAATGCTGGCCAATTCCAAGACGCTGGCAGAGATCAACGAGAAGAGCCTGGGCGGCGGCGCTGAGTATTTCAGCGCGAGCGAGATACGCGAAACGGCGGGCTACGAGCCTGACGAGCTGCCTGAGCCGCTGCCAGATAACGACCCGGAGGATGACGATGCGAAGAGCGCCGATCCTACCGGCAAATCCAGCTGA
- a CDS encoding DNA-packaging protein yields the protein MTADAITLARKVECEEEGLYFARYFFKQRTGGKMIVAPHHRVIQETLDRVISGEIQRLIINVPPGYTKTELATINMIGRGLALNNRARFMHLSYSHNLALLNSSTARAMVKSSAYQAMWPMSLRDDADSKAMWWTENGGGVYASSAAGQVTGFRAGHMEPGWQGALIIDDPVKPDDAYSEVVRDGVNNRFNETIKSRLAVETTPMVVIMQRIHYHDLSGYLLRGGSGEKWHHLNLPVIIDNSESYLAENTHGIPIDHGLPDGWLWPFKHNESHRTALFAHRRTAEAQYMQRPRRFNTEGALWTEQLIAAAHALQINQDRHRTVVAIDPQATNSDESDETGIVAASSYGAGDKRVFSVDGDYSGKYSPAGWAKKAMAAYEQHSADAIVIETNQGGDMAEETLRNAGFKGRIIRVHASKGKFARAEPISALYEQGRVSHAGALYTLENQLMEYVPATAKKSPDRLDAMVYALTELGGSTPVGILLPGMR from the coding sequence ATGACTGCTGACGCCATTACGCTGGCTAGAAAGGTTGAGTGTGAGGAGGAGGGGCTTTACTTCGCACGCTACTTTTTCAAGCAGCGTACTGGCGGAAAGATGATCGTTGCGCCGCATCACCGGGTCATTCAGGAAACGCTTGATCGGGTTATTAGTGGCGAGATCCAGCGGTTAATCATTAACGTTCCGCCTGGGTACACAAAGACAGAGCTCGCAACGATCAACATGATCGGCAGGGGGCTGGCGCTGAACAACCGCGCCCGGTTTATGCACCTGTCTTACTCGCACAATCTGGCTCTGCTCAACTCCAGTACGGCCAGGGCGATGGTTAAGTCATCGGCTTATCAGGCTATGTGGCCGATGAGTCTGCGCGATGACGCAGACAGCAAGGCTATGTGGTGGACTGAGAACGGCGGCGGCGTTTATGCATCGTCTGCGGCTGGTCAGGTGACCGGCTTCCGAGCTGGGCACATGGAGCCGGGCTGGCAGGGCGCGCTGATCATCGACGACCCAGTTAAGCCAGATGATGCATATAGCGAAGTCGTGCGGGATGGGGTGAATAACCGCTTCAACGAAACAATCAAAAGCCGCCTCGCTGTCGAAACGACTCCGATGGTAGTGATCATGCAGCGCATTCACTACCACGACCTGAGTGGTTACTTGTTGCGCGGTGGATCTGGCGAGAAGTGGCACCATCTGAATCTGCCGGTGATCATCGACAACAGCGAATCGTACCTGGCGGAAAACACGCATGGCATTCCTATTGATCACGGCCTGCCTGATGGCTGGCTCTGGCCTTTCAAGCACAACGAAAGCCACAGGACTGCACTGTTTGCACACCGCAGAACCGCTGAAGCGCAATACATGCAGAGGCCTCGCCGGTTTAATACGGAAGGCGCGCTGTGGACTGAGCAGCTTATTGCAGCGGCTCACGCGCTCCAGATTAACCAAGACCGGCACCGAACGGTTGTCGCTATCGACCCGCAGGCCACAAACAGCGACGAGAGCGACGAAACAGGAATTGTTGCGGCCAGCTCATATGGGGCTGGCGATAAGCGCGTGTTCTCTGTTGATGGAGATTACAGCGGCAAGTACTCACCGGCTGGCTGGGCTAAGAAGGCTATGGCTGCATATGAGCAGCACAGCGCTGACGCCATCGTCATTGAGACGAACCAGGGCGGCGACATGGCAGAGGAAACTCTTCGCAACGCAGGGTTCAAGGGCCGGATCATTCGAGTTCACGCCAGTAAGGGCAAATTTGCCCGAGCCGAACCGATATCAGCCCTGTATGAGCAAGGGCGTGTGTCGCATGCTGGGGCGCTGTACACCCTTGAAAACCAGCTAATGGAATACGTACCGGCAACGGCGAAGAAGTCGCCAGATCGCCTGGACGCGATGGTTTACGCACTAACAGAGCTTGGCGGGTCAACGCCTGTCGGCATCCTTCTCCCCGGAATGCGCTAA
- a CDS encoding terminase small subunit, translating into MALTQKQEAFCLAYLETGNASESYRRSYSAARMKEKQVWEEASKMLSHPKVAQRLAELNQAAVSAAVMSRQEALERLSLFARTDLSDLVEFGTYEIGEQDGQPVIQASWKIKDSALQDPKKLSAIAELSATKDGIKIKTHSPLQAIQQLAKLQGWESATKHEVSGPNGGPVAVAALSKEEYKQARREMLEKDDC; encoded by the coding sequence ATGGCGCTAACCCAAAAACAGGAGGCCTTCTGTTTGGCTTACCTCGAAACGGGTAATGCCAGCGAGTCGTACAGAAGGTCATACAGTGCGGCTCGAATGAAGGAAAAGCAGGTCTGGGAAGAGGCGAGCAAGATGCTGTCTCACCCAAAGGTTGCCCAAAGGCTGGCCGAGCTTAATCAGGCCGCTGTATCTGCTGCTGTAATGTCGCGGCAAGAGGCTCTTGAGCGGCTTTCCTTGTTCGCTCGTACTGATCTGTCGGACCTGGTTGAGTTCGGCACATACGAGATTGGAGAGCAGGATGGGCAGCCTGTCATCCAGGCGTCATGGAAGATCAAAGATTCAGCCCTGCAAGACCCTAAAAAGCTATCAGCCATTGCTGAGCTGAGCGCCACGAAAGACGGAATCAAGATCAAGACTCACTCGCCCTTGCAGGCCATTCAGCAACTGGCGAAGCTGCAGGGATGGGAGTCGGCAACCAAGCACGAAGTTTCCGGGCCTAATGGCGGGCCGGTAGCTGTTGCTGCTCTCTCGAAAGAAGAATACAAGCAAGCCCGCCGCGAAATGCTGGAGAAAGATGACTGCTGA
- a CDS encoding DUF3310 domain-containing protein, producing the protein MSALDIQVGGAHYKDQPIQPVEYIHANGIGYFEGNVIKYVSRWRKKNGIADLEKAKHYIDLLIELENKKGQGASE; encoded by the coding sequence ATGAGTGCACTGGATATCCAAGTCGGCGGCGCCCACTACAAAGACCAGCCAATCCAGCCAGTCGAATACATCCACGCAAACGGAATCGGGTACTTCGAGGGCAATGTAATCAAATACGTCTCCCGCTGGCGCAAGAAGAACGGCATTGCTGATCTGGAGAAGGCCAAGCACTACATCGATCTGCTGATTGAGCTGGAAAACAAGAAAGGACAGGGGGCTTCGGAATGA
- a CDS encoding recombination protein NinG has translation MRTCRAPFVPSQTFQTWCGPECGLVIARAKQDKERKALAQVERREIKAAKERIKSRGDYLREAQTAFNAWVRARDAQLPCVSCGRHHQGQWHAGHYRTVGSTPELRFEPLNVHKQCAPCNNHMSGNVVEYRINLVRKIGLEAVEWLEGPHEPKKYTVDEIKAIKAHYRALVRELKRGVA, from the coding sequence GTGCGTACCTGTCGAGCGCCGTTTGTGCCGAGCCAGACCTTCCAGACCTGGTGCGGCCCTGAGTGCGGCCTGGTTATCGCCCGGGCGAAACAGGACAAGGAGCGCAAGGCGCTGGCCCAGGTCGAGCGCCGGGAAATCAAGGCGGCCAAGGAGCGGATCAAGTCGCGCGGCGATTACCTGCGTGAGGCGCAGACTGCATTCAATGCCTGGGTGCGTGCGCGTGATGCCCAGCTGCCGTGCGTGAGCTGTGGGCGTCACCACCAGGGCCAGTGGCACGCGGGCCACTACCGGACAGTTGGCAGCACTCCTGAGTTGCGCTTTGAGCCGCTTAACGTCCACAAGCAATGCGCCCCCTGCAATAACCACATGAGCGGCAACGTAGTGGAGTACCGAATCAACCTGGTGCGCAAGATCGGGCTGGAGGCCGTTGAGTGGCTGGAAGGCCCGCATGAGCCGAAGAAGTACACGGTAGACGAAATCAAGGCCATCAAAGCCCATTACCGGGCGCTGGTGCGTGAACTGAAGAGGGGGGTGGCATGA